In the genome of Hyphomicrobium sp. ghe19, the window ATTATCTTAGGCAGCTTTCGCTTGCTTCGGCGTCGGGGCGGTTGCCGACTTCGTTGCGGTCTTGCTGAAGTATTCCGCAGCTGCGCCGGTGCCGGAACCGAGCTTGACGTTGACGCCGGAATCCTTAAGCGCCATTTCGACAGCGAAGAGAACGCCACCGATCATGAACTCATCGAGCGCACCAAGGTGGCCGATGCGGAAGACCTTGCCGGCAACCTTGTTGAGGCCAACTCCGAGCGACGTGTTGTAGCGGTAGTACGCTGTCTTCACGACGGCGTTGCTGTCAAAGCCTTCCGGAACGAGGATCGCCGAGACGGTGTCCGAGTGCCACTTCGGCTCCTTCGCGCAGAGCTTCAGGCCCCAAGCGTCGACAGCGTGACGGACGCCAGTCGCCAGGCGATGGTGGCGAGCGAGGACGTTGTCGAGACCTTCAGCGAAGATGAGATCGAGCGACGCACGAAGACCGCGGATGAGCTGCGTCGCGGGGGTATAGGGGAAATATCCAAGATCGTTCGTCTTGATCATGTCTTCCCAGGAGAAGAAGCAGCGGTTCATACGGCCGTTCTGCGTCTTGTTGGCGTCGAGCGCCTTCTGGCTCACGGCGAGAATGCCGAGACCCGTCGGGAGCATGAAGCCCTTCTGCGAACCCGAGACGCAGCAGTCAACGCCCCATTCGCCCATACGCATGTCGAGCGAGCCGACCGACGACACGCCGTCGACGAAGAGAAGGGCCGGATGCTTAGCAGCATCGAGCGCTTTCCTGACGCCTGCGATGTCGGAGCTGACGCCCGTCGCGGTTTCGTTGTGCGTGGCGAAGACAGCCTTGATCTCGTGATTCTTGTCCTTCGCGAGAATGTCGGCGTATTTCTCGAGCGGCACGCCCGTGCCCCACTCTTCGTCGCAAAGCTCGACCTTGAGACCCATCCGCTCGGCCATATCGACCCAGAGCAGCGAGAACTGGCCAAAACGGCTCATCAGAACCTTATCGCCGACGGCGAGCGTGTTCTCGATTGCCGATTCCCAAGCGCCGGTGCCCGACGACGGGAAAATGAAAACGCGGCCATCCTTCATTTTGAAGACCTTCTTCAGGTCTTCAAATACCGGCAGCGTGAATTTCGGGAATTCCGGCGAACGCATGTCTTCCATCGGGACGTTCATTGCCATGCGAACGGCATCAGGAACATTCGTCGGGCCGGGTATGAAAAGATGAGGCGTAACAGTCATAGAAGCGTTCCTCCGCGCTGCGTTGTGCCAAGCCGACGGCCCCCGACGCAGCAGGGGAGACGTTCCGGCATTCTTTTGCTGATCCTTCCGCCCGATCGCAGATGCGGGCGTCGGTCTTAACTAGCAGGGGGACAGTGATGGTGTGAATGAAAAACTATCAACACCCGGTTGGGCAGCCGCTGCTACCCACCTCATCGGGCCGCAGTGGAACACTTTGCTGCAGGTGCGCCGCGCCCTGTCGTTACTGTCCATTACGGTTAACGGACACGTGCAGTGCAACAGCCATGGCACGGTTCGACACGCCGAGCTTGTCGTATAAATTTTTGAGATGGTATTTCACCGTATTACGCGAGATTCCCGTTCGCGCCGCGATCTGCAGATTGGTCCAGCCGTTCGCTAGTGCAGCAAGCAATTCTCGCTCGCGCGCGGTCAGGCCTTCGAGAGGATCGTGATTCAAAAGGTCGATGTCGACGTAGGGCAGCGACAAGCGGCCACGCGCGACGGAAACAACCGCTTCAAGCAAGACTTGCGGATCTTCCGTCTTCGAAACGAAGCCCCAAGCGCCTCCCTTAATGGAATTGCGCAGGACATCGTGCGAACGTTCACCGGTGTAGATGATGATCCGCGTCTGCCACTTTTCCTGTTTGATGCGGGCAAGCACAGCGCCGCCGGTCATGTCAGGCAGCGTCCAACCGACAACAGCAATCTCGACCGGCTTCATCTTCAGGGCGTTGATCAGTCCCTCGCCGGTTGAATGAATTCCGCAGACGGTGAAGCGTCCATCCCGTGCGATCAGTGCGTCGAGACCTGCACGTACGACCGGATTCTGATCGGCGATCGTGACCTCGATCTTGGCGGTCATCCGGGCAGTGGTCTCCTAGACGAGGATGTTGGTTCGAACGCGCGCAGCTCAGCGGTGCTCGCGGGGCATTGCTTTCTAGAGGATACCTACCGAACTCTTCCTGGTCCGCCAAGCACGCAAATTAATGATGTAAATCAATAGCTTATGTCGGGCGTCAGGAACTTAGAGCGCTCGCATACGATTAAAGACCAGAAAAGTTGCGTGTTGCAGGTGCCGTGTTGCAGGTAAAATGACGACTCGTGGCCCCGATAAAAATTGGGGTCGTCGAACGCACCAGGGCGGCGCGCACAGACCGCGCTTCAGCGGGCGGACGCCGGCGTTCATAAAAATCCGCCGCTAACAGAGCTGTCGCAATCAGCCCCGCACAACGGGACTTCGGTCGCGCGTTCGTGCTTCGAAACGTTTCCATACGAATCTCCACGGTGAGAAGGAACGTTTCTGGCGACGGGGGCACAGCGATAAAAAAATTTGAATCGGCGTCGACGTATGTCGGCCGTTCCGAAGCGGTGGCCCGAGCGATGCCCGCTTGAGCGTGGTGACCCCGACAGGATTTGAACCTGTGACCTACGGTTTAGGAAACCGTCGCTCTATCCAACTGAGCTACGGGGCCAGTTCTCGCTTTCCAGCAGTGAGCCGCCGGGAGCTGACCGCTTTCGCGGTGCGCCGGAAAGCTATGCGGTGAGCGTCGGCGCAGGTCAAGCGCGGGGGTCATGACGATTTTGCGGCAGGCAAATCTTGGGCACGGCCGCGGCTCGAGGCCGCTTCAGGCGCCTTCCGCAGGGCCCGCGCACTCGGCAGGCCGCAAAAGCGGGCTGTTGCCGTTTCATGCCTTGGCGAAGGCGGCCGGAAGGCGAATGCGGGATCCGGGATGAGGGCCGCCCGCGGCTACATTGCTGGTGCGCGCGACACCACTGCTACCCCAGAGGCCGCCGCGAGCAAGAGCATGCTGGCCGCGGTGAAGGCTCTTCGGACACGCTCGCGACGAAGATACGAAATGCCCAAAATGCCTCCTTTTCAAAATACTTAACGTAGTCGAGAGTATGGTGCTGCTGCGGTAAAATTCGCTGGCTGGTGGGGATAGACGGTGGGCCAGGCTGTGTCTCAACAGGACAAGGCCTTCAAATTTGCCCCCGTTTTGCGGCGTTGCTCGGCGGCTGATACGTGAGGGGAATATTCTGATGAGAAAGATTTTGTCTGCGTTGGTCGTGGCGCCGTTATTGTCACCGGCAGGCGTTGCAATGGCGCAGAGCCTTCCGAATGAAGTGAAGCCTATCGGCAATCTGAGCAGCCCCTATAACCTCATCATCCCGAACTACGTTGAAAAGCCGCTCCCGTCGTCCTGGGAGGGCTTCTACTGGAAACCGACGCTCGGCTTTAACACCCTGTCATTCAGCACCAGTGGCGGCCGGCTGAGGGACGCTGACGGCATCACGCTCGGAGCCTCGGGCGGATACGATTTCCGCTACAATGACTTCATTTTCGGACCTACGGCCGACTTGAGCTACGATTTTCTGTATGGCGACAGCTCCCGCATAGACGGCACCTCCGGATACAAAGGCCACGTCGATTTCGACGGCTCCGTCGGTGGCAGGCTGGGATATTTGTTGTGGGATCGCACCCTGGTCTACGCGACCGGTGGCTACGCCTTCGCCAATTTGGAAGTCAGGAATGGCTCTCTCGGCGCCAGCGATTCCAATATGCTGTCCGGATGGACTGCCGGCGGCGGCATTGAGTATCTTTGGAACGACAATAACAGCCTGCGCTTCGAATATCGGCGCGTCGAGTTCTCCAGCGAGAGTTTCGATTCACTGCCAGCTGGCCGCGACGAGGTGGGAGCCTCGATGAATAAGTTCAGCTTCGGCTTCGTCCACCGCTTCTGAGCGCTCGAAAGCGCGATCAAAACCGAAGTTGCCCGCCAATTCGGTCGTCGTTCTTGGCGGGCGGCCCGGCTTATGATTTCTATTCAGCATGGCGAGGCGATGGGCGGCATATGTGTTCGGCGCGGTGGGACTACTTGTTCCGCCTTGCCTTATGGCACAGCCCTCTGCGTCTCCTACACCGTGCACCCTAGAGCCCGGCCCCATTCGAACCGTGACGCGGATCGTCGACGGCGAAACAATCATTCTCGATGACGGTAAAGCCGTCCGGCTGATCGGCGCACTCGCGCCCAGGGCACGCGACGCCAACGCCGCTCAGGGGGCGTGGCCTCCGGAAACCGACACCATCAAGGCGCTATCGGATCTGGTCCTCGCGAAGAAGGTCAAACTCGCGTTCGCGGGCCGTCATATCGACCGCTACGGGCGGACGCTCGCGCACGTTTTCGTGGATGATCACGGACGGCAGGCCTGGGTGCAGGGAGCGCTGCTCGCCAAAGGCTTCGCCCGCGCCTACGGGTTTCCCGAAAGCTTTGCCTGCTCGGCTGAGCTTCTCGCGCATGAAGCGGAAGCGCGGGAGAAGCGGTTAGGGCTTTGGAATAACGGCGTCTATCGCACCTTACCCGCCGACCGTGCAGGCGAAGTGATGAAGCTGCGCGGCAAGTATGTTCGCGTCACCGGCACTGTCGTTTCCATCGGCCGCACGAAAAGCGCGACGTACATCAACTTCAGCAACGACTGGCAAACGGATTTCACCGCGCGCGTCGACAGACAAGTTCTTGCTGCAAATCCCGAGTTCGACCGCGCCCTCGATGGCCTGACGGCCAAGACCGTCGTCGTGCGCGGATGGATCGAGCGGCGGAATGGCCCGATGATCGACATTGCCGATCCTTCCCAGCTTGAAATACCGGGGCCGCTGGGTGCTCCTGCCATTGTCAGCGATCAAAGCCCGTTGAACCCGCTCATTTCGGTGCGAGGGCCGGGCGGTCCGATCTGAAGATGATGATGGAGCCCAAAAGAGTTGCGCCCGGCCCCGCCGGAAGGTGCGGAACCGAGCGCTGTAATTTGTAGGCGTCTGCGTTTCAGTCTCAGGCGGCTTCGCCGACCGACTCGCCTTCAGCCAAGCGACGTCCCTTGGCGCTCTTCGAAAGGATCTCGGTGATCCTCTGAACGGCGCCACGATCGTCAAGCTTCTCGACAGCCGCGAGTTCGCGCGCCATGCGGTCGAGCGCGTC includes:
- a CDS encoding thermonuclease family protein, which codes for MTRIVDGETIILDDGKAVRLIGALAPRARDANAAQGAWPPETDTIKALSDLVLAKKVKLAFAGRHIDRYGRTLAHVFVDDHGRQAWVQGALLAKGFARAYGFPESFACSAELLAHEAEAREKRLGLWNNGVYRTLPADRAGEVMKLRGKYVRVTGTVVSIGRTKSATYINFSNDWQTDFTARVDRQVLAANPEFDRALDGLTAKTVVVRGWIERRNGPMIDIADPSQLEIPGPLGAPAIVSDQSPLNPLISVRGPGGPI
- a CDS encoding aminotransferase class V-fold PLP-dependent enzyme, with amino-acid sequence MTVTPHLFIPGPTNVPDAVRMAMNVPMEDMRSPEFPKFTLPVFEDLKKVFKMKDGRVFIFPSSGTGAWESAIENTLAVGDKVLMSRFGQFSLLWVDMAERMGLKVELCDEEWGTGVPLEKYADILAKDKNHEIKAVFATHNETATGVSSDIAGVRKALDAAKHPALLFVDGVSSVGSLDMRMGEWGVDCCVSGSQKGFMLPTGLGILAVSQKALDANKTQNGRMNRCFFSWEDMIKTNDLGYFPYTPATQLIRGLRASLDLIFAEGLDNVLARHHRLATGVRHAVDAWGLKLCAKEPKWHSDTVSAILVPEGFDSNAVVKTAYYRYNTSLGVGLNKVAGKVFRIGHLGALDEFMIGGVLFAVEMALKDSGVNVKLGSGTGAAAEYFSKTATKSATAPTPKQAKAA
- a CDS encoding response regulator transcription factor, translated to MTAKIEVTIADQNPVVRAGLDALIARDGRFTVCGIHSTGEGLINALKMKPVEIAVVGWTLPDMTGGAVLARIKQEKWQTRIIIYTGERSHDVLRNSIKGGAWGFVSKTEDPQVLLEAVVSVARGRLSLPYVDIDLLNHDPLEGLTARERELLAALANGWTNLQIAARTGISRNTVKYHLKNLYDKLGVSNRAMAVALHVSVNRNGQ
- a CDS encoding outer membrane protein, encoding MRKILSALVVAPLLSPAGVAMAQSLPNEVKPIGNLSSPYNLIIPNYVEKPLPSSWEGFYWKPTLGFNTLSFSTSGGRLRDADGITLGASGGYDFRYNDFIFGPTADLSYDFLYGDSSRIDGTSGYKGHVDFDGSVGGRLGYLLWDRTLVYATGGYAFANLEVRNGSLGASDSNMLSGWTAGGGIEYLWNDNNSLRFEYRRVEFSSESFDSLPAGRDEVGASMNKFSFGFVHRF